GCCGGCGGCGCCCGACACCAGCAGCCACTGCCCCGGTTCCACAGCCAGCGCGTCCAGCGCCTGGTCGGCGGTGGTCGCGTTCAGGCCGACCGTGGCCAGGTGCACCAGGTCGATTCCATCTGGCGCGGGGGCCAGTTCCCAGTCCTCGAGTACGACGTACTCGGCCTGAGTGCCGAACGGCCGGTCCAGTCGCTCCTGCGTGCCGAGCACGGGGTCGCCGACGGCGAACCGGGTGACACCCGCGCCCACCACGGCGACCGTGCCGGTCACATCCGTGCCGAGGCCGAACTGCGGGCGCGCCGCGGTGGCGCCGTACTGAACGTTGAGCCCCGTCCGCACCATGACGTCGGCGAAGTTGACCGTGGCGGCGACCACCTTGACCAGTACTTCTCCGGGCCCCGGTTCGGGCGTCGCCACCTCGACGACCTCGATCGCCTCGGGACCGCCGGACTCTCGGACTACTGCTGCACGCATCTGTCCCGTCTTCCTCTCCGCGCATCCCCGTGTGGGGGCGCGGGTTCGACGTTCGTCCAGCGGTGAGCTGCGAGGAAGGTCCGTTCCTACCTGGGTCCAGCAGGGCCAGGCACGGGTGCCGGCTGCGGCGTACCGTCGATGGCGTGGAGACGACCATCGGTGAGTTCCTGCGCACCCGACGCGAGCGCATCACTCCTGAGCAGGCGGGGCTGCCCCCCAGTCTCACGCGGCGACGGGTGCCGGGGCTGCGACGCGAGGAGGTCGCCCTGCTCGCCGGAGTCAGCCCGGACTACTACCAGCGCCTGGAGCAGGGACGTACCCCGCAGGTCTCCGACCAGGTGCTCGACGCCGTAGCACAGGCGCTCTCCCTGTCGGACGTGGAGACCGAGCACCTGCGCAACCTGGCCCGCCCGCGACGAGCCGGTACCGAGGCGAGAACCACGCAGCGGGCATCGGGAGCGGTGCCCGACGAGCCGCTGGTCCGGCTGCTGGAAGCCATGGGGGACGCGCCCGCAATGCTGCTCGGCGCCCACCTCGACATCCTCGCGGCCAACGCCGCGGCCGACGCCGTGTTCGACGTGAGCGGCATGCCGCAGCCCCGCAACGCGGCACGACTGCTCTTCCTGCACCCGGAGGCCCGCTCCCGGTACGCGAACTGGGAGTCGATGGCCGCGGAGACGGTCGCCCAGTTGCGCCTGCTGACCGGCCGCCGGCCCGACGACGCCAAGCTGGCCGCGCTGGTCGGTGAGCTGGCCATCCGCAGCGAGCCGTTCCGGCGGCTGTGGGCGACCGGCGACGTACGGGAGAAGCGGCTGGGCGTCACCCGGATCGTGCACCCGGTGGTCGGCACGCTCGAGTTCGACTACCACATGCTGACCGTGCCCGCCCGCCCCGATCGCTCACTGATCACCTACCTGCCGCAGCCCGGCTCACCAACGGCTGAGGCCCTCAAGATGCTGCTGAGCTGGGTCGCCGACCAGACCGGTCTCGAACTCCCCACCGCAACAGCGGAGCCCGAGGGAGACGCCAGCTCGACGACCGCCTGAGCGTCCTTGCAGAACCAGGTGGGGAGCGACCGCAGCATGGCGCTGCTCACTACGACTTCGTCGTCAGCTCGGCGTGGATCTGCGGAAGCACCTTCGTGCCGAGGAGTTCGATGCCGCGCAGGAAGTCGCGCTGGGGCATGCCGCCGACGTCCATCGAGCTTGGTGGGAGTGCGGGCCAGAGCGGTGACCTGGTGGTCGCCGTCCAGGAGCTACTGGACGACCAAGCGGCCGATGGCGCCGCTCGCCCCGAGGACGGTGACACGCATGAGAGACGGTTCCTCGCGAGGGGGGGTCAGAAGCTGTAGGGGCCGAAGCGCCCCCACGCCACCAGGGCGGCAAGGACGAGCAGCACGGCGTTGAAGGCGATCGCGCCGGGTTCCTTGCGGCGGACGTGGGTGATCGCGGCGAGCACCATCACCACGACCAGGCCGGTCGCAGCCAGCGGGGTCAGTACGGGGGCTATGTCGGTGGCCGCCGGCAGGATCAGCCCCAGCGCCGCGGCGAACTCCACGACGCCGATGAGGCGGACGGTGTTCTGGGAGAAGTCGGCCGTCCAGGGCAGCTGGCCGGCCAGCTTCTCCTTGGGCTGGGTGGACTTCATGACGCCGGCCATGGCGAACATGGCGGCCAGCAGGGCCTGGACGATCCACAAGAAGACGCTCACGTACGGATTCCTCGCAAGAGCAGGGGACGGGGGTGGGGAGGGAGCGGGTGACCACCAGGGACCGCTCCCGGGAGGGGCCGACGGGTCAGGCGTTGAAGACGGCCTCGGAACGGTCGCGGCTTTCGTGCAGGTCCCAGTACAGGGGGGCGATCTCCTCGGCCGAGGCCGTCGGGAAGCCTTCCGGGCCTCCGTCGCCGATCCAGACGTTGATGGCCACATGGGCGGCGTACACCCCGCTGCCGGCCAGCTCCTTGTGCAGGTTGACGACCCAGTTGCGCAGCGCCGCCCCGGCCGCGTTGACGTTGCCGAGCATCGGCACCGGGTCGACGGATCCGCCGCCGGAGGTGAACAGCAGGGTCCCGGCACCGGCCTCCCGCATCGCGGGCAGGACCGCCCGAGCCGCCGCGACGGCGCCGTAGAGGAGGTACTCGAGCTGCGGCTGCAGATTGTCCACCGTGACCTCGGTGGGGGTGGCGAGGACATGACCGGGCACCGGGGTGTGCGGGGCCGGTGAGTACTCCAGTACGTCGATGCCGCCGAAGCGGGCTTTCACGGCGTCCAGGTGCGTCGGTCAGGGAGGGCCGGTCGAGGACGTCGGCCGGGAACGCCTCGGCGGTGATGCCTTCCTGGCCGAGCTGGTCGACGAGCGCCTGGAGGTTCTCCTTGCTGCGGGAGATCAGGGCGACGTCGAAGCCGCGGCTGCCGAAGGTGCGGGCGATGGCCAGGCCCATGCCGGGGCCGGCGCCGATGACGGCGATGGTGGGCATGCCGAACTCTCTTTCGCTGGAGGTGTGTCAGGAGCAGGAGACGGTGATCTTGCCCGGGGTGCCGGAGCTGAAGGCGGCGAACGCCTCCGTGGCCCGCTCCAGCGGGAAGGTGGCCGTGACCGGCACCCGCAGCGCACCCGAGACGACCTGCTCGGCCAGCGAAGTCAGGGTCGTCGGACCGGGGGCGGCCATGATCGTGTGGACGGTGACGTCGTGCCCCTTGACGTCGTCCTGGCCGAGACCGGTGGCGGATGCGAGCTGTCCGCCCGGCCGCAGCAGACCCGCCAGCGCCGCGCCGTCACCCGCCAGGTGCAGCACCACGTCCACACCCTCCGGGGCGATCGCACGGACCTGCGCCTCAAGGTCACCGGTGAAGTCGACCACGTGCACGTCCGCGTCGGTGAGGCCGGTGACGAAGTCGGTCTGCGTGCCGGGGCGGGCGGTCGCGATC
Above is a window of Streptomyces griseorubiginosus DNA encoding:
- a CDS encoding NADP-dependent oxidoreductase, which gives rise to MRAAVVRESGGPEAIEVVEVATPEPGPGEVLVKVVAATVNFADVMVRTGLNVQYGATAARPQFGLGTDVTGTVAVVGAGVTRFAVGDPVLGTQERLDRPFGTQAEYVVLEDWELAPAPDGIDLVHLATVGLNATTADQALDALAVEPGQWLLVSGAAGGVGLFTVELARLRGLNVIAQGGPADEKLVLEAGAQHFVSREDDLVPTVRRLVPGGVHGAVDAANLAAGAADAVRHGGAFVSLLNSAPMARREVRMINMAWHTDAGRLAKLAAYAGAGLISLRVAKTYPLERIADAHRALAEGGLRGRIVLVPDHG
- a CDS encoding helix-turn-helix transcriptional regulator; translation: METTIGEFLRTRRERITPEQAGLPPSLTRRRVPGLRREEVALLAGVSPDYYQRLEQGRTPQVSDQVLDAVAQALSLSDVETEHLRNLARPRRAGTEARTTQRASGAVPDEPLVRLLEAMGDAPAMLLGAHLDILAANAAADAVFDVSGMPQPRNAARLLFLHPEARSRYANWESMAAETVAQLRLLTGRRPDDAKLAALVGELAIRSEPFRRLWATGDVREKRLGVTRIVHPVVGTLEFDYHMLTVPARPDRSLITYLPQPGSPTAEALKMLLSWVADQTGLELPTATAEPEGDASSTTA
- a CDS encoding DoxX family protein, producing the protein MSVFLWIVQALLAAMFAMAGVMKSTQPKEKLAGQLPWTADFSQNTVRLIGVVEFAAALGLILPAATDIAPVLTPLAATGLVVVMVLAAITHVRRKEPGAIAFNAVLLVLAALVAWGRFGPYSF